In Levilactobacillus brevis, a single genomic region encodes these proteins:
- a CDS encoding alpha/beta hydrolase produces MTNEKLTLTTDWDKTFPKSDQVDHQKVTFHNRYGITLAADMYTPKNATGKLPAIAVSGPFGAVKEQSSGIYAQTMAERGFLTIAFDPSFTGESGGQARFMASPDINTEDFQAAIDFLATQPNVDPDKLGMIGICGMGGMALNAASLDTRVKATATMTMYNMSRVNANGYFDDNDNEEDRHQLKVSLNQQRTADYQSGAYKRAGGVVDPVPADAPQFIRDYNAYYKTDRGYHARSVNSNEGWNVTGTMFFVNQPINQYTNEIRSAVLMVHGDKAHSYYFSKDEYKKMTTNSKYTDNKEFMTIPGAVHTDLYDGGVNRDLIPFDKLATFFNQYLN; encoded by the coding sequence ATGACAAACGAAAAATTAACGCTTACTACCGACTGGGACAAGACTTTTCCCAAGAGTGACCAAGTTGACCACCAAAAGGTCACCTTCCACAACCGCTACGGCATTACCTTAGCCGCCGACATGTACACCCCTAAGAACGCCACCGGCAAACTGCCTGCCATCGCGGTCAGTGGACCCTTTGGTGCCGTCAAGGAACAATCTTCCGGTATCTACGCCCAAACGATGGCCGAACGCGGCTTCTTGACGATTGCCTTTGACCCCTCATTTACGGGTGAAAGTGGTGGTCAAGCCCGGTTCATGGCCTCTCCTGACATTAACACCGAAGACTTCCAGGCCGCCATTGATTTTCTCGCCACACAACCCAACGTCGATCCCGACAAACTAGGGATGATTGGTATCTGTGGGATGGGCGGTATGGCCTTAAACGCCGCTTCGCTCGACACTCGGGTGAAGGCCACCGCAACCATGACCATGTACAACATGAGCCGGGTCAACGCCAACGGCTACTTCGATGACAACGATAACGAAGAAGACCGGCATCAACTGAAGGTCAGCCTCAATCAGCAACGGACGGCCGATTACCAAAGCGGGGCTTACAAGCGGGCCGGGGGCGTGGTCGATCCCGTCCCCGCCGATGCGCCCCAATTCATCCGCGATTACAATGCTTACTACAAGACTGATCGCGGTTACCATGCCCGTTCCGTCAACTCCAATGAGGGGTGGAACGTCACGGGGACAATGTTCTTCGTCAACCAGCCAATCAACCAGTACACCAACGAAATTCGCAGTGCTGTTCTGATGGTCCACGGGGACAAGGCGCACTCCTACTACTTTAGTAAGGATGAATACAAGAAGATGACGACCAACTCCAAGTACACCGACAACAAGGAATTCATGACGATTCCTGGCGCCGTGCATACCGACCTGTATGACGGTGGCGTCAACCGTGATCTGATTCCATTTGACAAGTTGGCTACCTTCTTTAACCAATATCTGAACTAA